A genome region from Streptomyces antimycoticus includes the following:
- a CDS encoding ROK family protein, with protein sequence MSGSGERRQIHVAAPLPNTQQAMRRRNLSLVLHAVAAHGPLSRASVAARVGLTRAAVSTLVDELIRDGLLVELGPSRPGTVGRPGSALQLNERGPAGLGAEIGVDHLAVCAVDLAGRVRARTEIASANRDRSPAPVLTQLSSLVRQVAAEAELAGLRPVGLSVAVPGLVARDSSLVVRAPNLGWEGVDIGPELRTALPGLPVTVDNEANLSALAELWRGGHDPAPRDFVHVSAEIGIGAAVVLEGQLLRGTHGFAGELGHVPVRPEGPECACGGRGCLEQYAGEEAVLRASGLSPEEAAAQHPGPGGRITVLAVRAASGDQRVRRALRGAGSALGIALAGAVNLLDPEKVVLGGALTPLAPWLLPALERELGRRLTDPARPGSGAVTVSRLGPDGPLLGAANSVVQAVLDDPAGFRDPAGAGEPAGIRGSDA encoded by the coding sequence ATGAGCGGATCGGGCGAGAGGAGACAGATACACGTGGCAGCGCCACTGCCCAACACCCAGCAGGCGATGCGCCGGCGCAATCTCTCCCTCGTGCTGCACGCCGTGGCCGCCCACGGCCCGCTGTCCCGTGCGTCGGTGGCGGCCCGTGTGGGGCTCACCCGGGCCGCCGTCTCCACGCTCGTCGACGAGCTGATCCGGGACGGGCTGCTGGTCGAGCTGGGCCCCTCCCGGCCCGGTACGGTCGGCCGCCCCGGCAGCGCCCTGCAGCTCAATGAGCGCGGTCCGGCCGGACTCGGCGCGGAGATCGGAGTGGACCATCTCGCGGTGTGCGCGGTGGACCTCGCCGGGCGGGTGCGGGCCCGCACCGAGATAGCCTCGGCGAACCGCGACCGTTCACCGGCCCCGGTGCTCACCCAGCTCTCCTCCCTGGTCCGGCAGGTCGCGGCGGAGGCGGAGCTGGCCGGGCTGCGGCCGGTGGGACTCTCGGTGGCGGTGCCCGGTCTGGTGGCGCGGGACTCCTCGCTGGTCGTCCGCGCCCCCAACCTGGGCTGGGAGGGGGTGGACATCGGCCCCGAGCTGCGCACGGCGCTGCCCGGTCTGCCGGTCACCGTCGACAACGAGGCGAATCTGAGCGCGCTCGCCGAGCTGTGGCGGGGCGGCCACGACCCGGCGCCCCGGGATTTCGTCCATGTCTCGGCCGAGATCGGCATCGGTGCCGCGGTCGTGCTGGAGGGACAACTGCTGCGCGGTACCCACGGTTTCGCGGGCGAGCTGGGCCATGTCCCGGTGCGTCCCGAGGGGCCCGAGTGTGCCTGCGGCGGCCGCGGCTGTCTGGAGCAGTACGCGGGCGAGGAGGCGGTGCTGCGGGCGAGCGGCCTGTCCCCCGAGGAGGCCGCGGCCCAGCACCCGGGCCCCGGCGGCCGTATCACCGTGCTGGCCGTAAGGGCGGCGAGCGGCGACCAGCGGGTGCGGCGGGCGCTGCGCGGCGCGGGCTCGGCGCTCGGGATCGCCCTCGCGGGCGCGGTGAACCTCCTCGACCCGGAGAAGGTGGTGCTCGGCGGTGCGCTGACGCCGCTGGCGCCCTGGCTGCTGCCCGCCCTGGAGCGGGAGTTGGGACGCCGGCTCACCGACCCGGCCCGTCCGGGCAGCGGGGCGGTGACCGTCTCCCGGCTCGGCCCGGACGGTCCCCTGCTGGGCGCGGCCAACTCGGTGGTGCAGGCGGTCCTCGACGATCCGGCGGGGTTCAGGGACCCGGCCGGAGCCGGTGAGCCTGCCGGGATCAGAGGAAGCGATGCATGA
- the xylB gene encoding xylulokinase, which yields MAAAAVPVPQGPLVIGVDSSTQSTKALVVDSATGAVVARGQAPHTVGGGSDGTGKESVPEQWWEALTEALRQCGNPAREAAAVSVGGQQHGLVTLDASGRSVRPALLWNDVRSAPQRDRLIEELGGPKAWAERVGSVPAPAFTVTKWAWLMENEPEAARATAAVRLPHDYLTERLTGYGTTDRGDASGTGWWSSATESYDEEILDRAGLSPELLPRVLRHGEAAGTVRELPDLPLPTGALVATGTGDNMAAALGLGLRPGQPVLSLGTSGTVYAVSAHRPADPSGVVAGFADTRDAWLPLACTLNCTLAVDRIAALLGRDREAVEAGGSAVLLPFLDGERTPHLPHASGLLHGLRHDTTPGQVLQAAYDGAVFALLTALDQVLDADAAPDAPLLLIGGGAKGTAWRETVRRLSGRPVQVPRAEELVALGAAAQAAGLVLGEDPAAVARRWATAEGPSYGPVPRDEAALERLSRVLADAEGLLRHA from the coding sequence ATGGCAGCAGCAGCCGTGCCCGTGCCGCAAGGACCGCTCGTCATCGGCGTGGACAGCTCCACGCAATCGACCAAGGCGCTCGTCGTCGACTCCGCGACCGGTGCGGTCGTCGCCCGGGGACAGGCCCCGCACACCGTCGGTGGCGGCAGCGACGGCACCGGTAAGGAGTCCGTCCCGGAGCAGTGGTGGGAGGCACTGACCGAGGCGCTGCGGCAATGCGGCAATCCGGCCCGGGAGGCGGCCGCGGTCTCCGTGGGCGGCCAGCAGCACGGCCTGGTCACCCTCGACGCCTCGGGCCGCTCGGTGCGGCCCGCCCTGCTGTGGAACGATGTGCGCTCCGCGCCGCAGCGCGACCGGCTCATCGAGGAGCTGGGCGGCCCGAAGGCATGGGCGGAGCGGGTCGGCAGCGTGCCCGCGCCCGCCTTCACCGTCACCAAATGGGCCTGGCTCATGGAGAACGAGCCGGAGGCGGCCCGCGCCACCGCGGCCGTCCGGCTCCCCCACGACTACCTCACCGAGCGGCTCACCGGCTATGGGACCACCGACCGGGGCGACGCCTCGGGCACCGGCTGGTGGTCCTCGGCCACCGAGTCCTACGACGAGGAGATCCTGGACCGGGCCGGGCTCTCCCCCGAGCTGCTGCCGCGCGTGCTGCGCCACGGCGAGGCCGCCGGGACCGTACGGGAGCTGCCCGATCTGCCGCTGCCCACCGGCGCCCTGGTGGCCACCGGCACGGGCGACAACATGGCGGCCGCCCTGGGGCTCGGCCTGCGCCCGGGGCAGCCGGTCCTCAGCCTGGGCACCTCCGGCACCGTCTACGCGGTCTCGGCCCACCGGCCCGCCGACCCCAGCGGGGTGGTCGCGGGATTCGCCGACACGCGGGACGCCTGGCTGCCGCTGGCGTGCACGCTCAACTGCACGCTCGCGGTGGACCGGATCGCGGCGCTGCTGGGCCGCGACCGGGAGGCGGTGGAGGCGGGCGGCTCGGCCGTGCTGCTGCCGTTCCTCGACGGCGAGCGCACCCCTCATCTGCCCCACGCCTCGGGGCTGCTGCACGGTCTGCGCCACGACACCACACCGGGGCAGGTGCTCCAGGCCGCCTACGACGGGGCCGTCTTCGCCCTGCTCACCGCGCTGGACCAGGTGCTGGACGCGGACGCGGCGCCCGACGCCCCGCTGTTGCTCATAGGGGGTGGCGCCAAGGGCACGGCGTGGCGGGAGACGGTCCGGCGGCTGAGCGGACGCCCGGTTCAGGTGCCCCGGGCCGAGGAGCTGGTCGCCCTCGGGGCCGCCGCGCAGGCCGCGGGGCTGGTGCTGGGCGAGGACCCGGCGGCGGTGGCACGGCGCTGGGCGACCGCCGAAGGGCCGTCCTACGGTCCGGTGCCCCGCGACGAGGCGGCGCTGGAGCGGCTCTCCCGGGTGCTGGCGGACGCGGAGGGACTGCTGCGCCACGCGTGA
- the xylA gene encoding xylose isomerase, whose product MSYNPTPEDRFTFGLWTVGWQGRDPFGDATRPALDPVESVTRLAELGAYGVTFHDDDLIPFGASATERESHIKRFRQALDATGMSVPMATTNLFTHPVFKDGAFTANDRDVRRYALRKTMRNIDLAAELGAKTYVAWGGREGAESGGAKDVRAALDRMKEAFDLLGAYVTEQGYDLRFAIEPKPNEPRGDILLPTVGHALAFIERLERPELYGVNPEVGHEQMAGLNFPHGIAQALWAGKLFHIDLNGQNGIKYDQDLRFGAGDLRAAFWLVDLLETGGYEGPRHFDFKPPRTEDISGVWASAAGCMRNYLILKERAAAFRADPEVQEALRASRLDQLGEPTLQEGETPAALLADRTAFEDFDVEAAAERGMAFERLDQLAMDHLLAARG is encoded by the coding sequence ATGAGCTACAACCCCACCCCCGAGGACAGGTTCACCTTCGGACTGTGGACGGTCGGCTGGCAGGGCCGGGACCCGTTCGGGGACGCCACCCGCCCGGCGCTCGACCCCGTGGAGTCCGTGACCCGGCTCGCCGAACTCGGCGCGTACGGCGTCACCTTCCACGACGACGACCTCATCCCCTTCGGGGCCTCGGCGACCGAGCGCGAATCGCATATCAAGCGCTTCCGGCAGGCCCTGGACGCCACCGGGATGAGCGTGCCCATGGCCACCACCAACCTCTTCACCCATCCCGTCTTCAAGGACGGCGCCTTCACGGCCAACGACCGCGATGTGCGCCGCTACGCGCTGCGCAAGACCATGCGCAACATCGACCTCGCCGCCGAACTGGGCGCCAAGACCTATGTGGCCTGGGGCGGCCGCGAGGGCGCGGAGTCCGGCGGGGCCAAGGACGTGCGCGCCGCGCTCGACCGCATGAAGGAGGCGTTCGACCTGCTCGGCGCCTACGTCACCGAGCAGGGCTACGATCTGCGCTTCGCCATCGAGCCCAAGCCCAACGAGCCGCGCGGCGACATCCTGCTGCCGACCGTCGGCCACGCGCTGGCCTTCATCGAGCGGCTGGAGCGGCCCGAGCTGTACGGCGTCAACCCGGAGGTCGGCCATGAGCAGATGGCCGGGCTGAACTTCCCGCACGGCATCGCCCAGGCACTGTGGGCGGGCAAGCTCTTCCACATCGACCTCAACGGCCAGAACGGCATCAAGTACGACCAGGACCTGCGGTTCGGCGCGGGCGATCTGCGGGCCGCCTTCTGGCTCGTCGACCTGCTGGAGACGGGCGGCTACGAGGGCCCGCGCCACTTCGACTTCAAGCCCCCGCGCACCGAGGACATCTCGGGCGTCTGGGCCTCGGCGGCGGGCTGCATGCGCAATTACCTCATCCTCAAGGAGCGGGCGGCCGCCTTCCGCGCCGACCCCGAGGTCCAGGAGGCGCTGCGCGCCTCGCGCCTGGACCAGCTGGGCGAGCCGACCCTTCAGGAGGGCGAGACCCCGGCGGCGCTGCTCGCGGACCGCACCGCCTTCGAGGACTTCGACGTCGAGGCGGCCGCCGAGCGCGGTATGGCCTTCGAGCGTCTGGACCAGCTCGCCATGGACCATCTGCTCGCCGCGCGCGGCTGA
- a CDS encoding pectinesterase family protein — translation MTLSPRRPRRRRPAPLIGSLALATGVGLVAAPAAGWLGDGARAHAATPPAAAATIVVAKDGSGNYTTVQAAVDAVPANNPSAVTISVKPGTYRETVKVPANKPHIRLVGTTSGKNDVTIVYNNASGTPKPGGGTYGTSGSATVAVEADDFQARNLQFVNDFNEANSSITDKQAVALRTAGDRIVLDNIGAVGDQDTLLLDSASKSTVGRVYINNAWIQGNVDFIFGRASAVINKSAIRLAKRYDGSSGGYVAAPSTAAGKKGFLFINSNITGDVSSRSFYLGRPWHAGGDASLDPQAIVRNTDLSAAIKTTPWTDMSGFSWKDDRFGEYKNTGAGSGAASTDRPQLTDAQAADYEIADWLGGWQPSA, via the coding sequence ATGACCCTCAGCCCACGGCGCCCCCGGCGGCGCCGCCCCGCTCCGCTCATCGGCTCCCTGGCCCTGGCCACGGGTGTCGGGCTCGTCGCCGCCCCGGCCGCCGGCTGGCTCGGCGACGGTGCCCGGGCCCATGCCGCCACGCCCCCGGCCGCGGCGGCCACCATCGTGGTGGCCAAGGACGGCAGCGGTAACTACACCACCGTGCAGGCGGCCGTAGACGCGGTGCCGGCCAACAACCCGTCCGCCGTCACCATCTCCGTCAAGCCCGGTACGTACCGCGAGACGGTGAAGGTCCCGGCCAACAAGCCGCATATCCGGCTGGTCGGCACGACGAGCGGCAAGAACGATGTGACGATCGTCTACAACAACGCCTCCGGCACCCCCAAGCCCGGCGGAGGCACCTACGGCACCAGCGGCAGCGCGACCGTCGCCGTCGAGGCCGATGACTTCCAGGCCCGCAATCTGCAGTTCGTGAACGACTTCAACGAGGCCAACAGCTCCATCACCGACAAGCAGGCGGTGGCGCTGCGCACCGCGGGCGACCGGATCGTCCTGGATAACATCGGGGCGGTCGGGGACCAGGACACCCTGCTGCTGGACTCGGCGAGCAAGTCCACTGTGGGCCGGGTGTACATCAACAACGCCTGGATCCAGGGGAACGTCGACTTCATCTTCGGCCGTGCCTCCGCCGTCATCAACAAGTCGGCGATCCGGCTCGCCAAGCGCTACGACGGCAGCTCCGGCGGCTATGTCGCGGCGCCCTCGACGGCGGCCGGAAAGAAGGGCTTCCTGTTCATCAACAGCAACATCACCGGGGATGTCAGCAGCCGGTCGTTCTACCTCGGCCGCCCGTGGCACGCCGGTGGCGACGCCAGCCTCGATCCGCAGGCGATCGTCCGCAATACGGATCTGTCAGCGGCGATCAAGACCACTCCGTGGACGGACATGAGCGGCTTCTCCTGGAAGGACGACCGCTTCGGGGAGTACAAGAACACCGGCGCCGGTTCCGGTGCGGCGAGCACCGACCGGCCGCAGCTGACCGACGCCCAGGCCGCGGACTACGAGATCGCCGACTGGCTCGGCGGCTGGCAGCCGTCGGCCTGA
- a CDS encoding SWF or SNF family helicase has translation MSRAEVERTFAALPPVGGRGFAATWWGRAWLKALEDTALDGEQLRRGRKQAREGAVGAVCVRPGRVTGVVRDRDRTPYRSDVLLREFTEAEWDRLLEVVADRSGHIAALLDRDMPPQLAEDAAAVGVELLPGIGDLEPECGCEAWDHCPHTAALCYQLARLLDEDPYLLLLMRGRGERELLDELQVRSAARAAPHLPQAAEDASPPAPEGVPAREAFAAPGPPPLPAPPPAVAAPGRPPAPAGGTDPAEGLDVAALEFLAADAAVRAQRLLAEALSPGHASSPIPAALTVWQDTVRLTAAGPPAPIAARLAAGCGRDRADLTRAVRAWEHGGAAALTVLEEEWVPDAAALARARVQLAAAWEEDEQAPELRAAGNRWTVVGADLQVRYGRDGRWWPYRKERGRWWPAGPAGHDPAAALAMPGADG, from the coding sequence ATGAGCCGTGCCGAGGTCGAGCGCACCTTCGCCGCCCTGCCGCCCGTCGGCGGCCGCGGCTTCGCCGCCACCTGGTGGGGCCGGGCGTGGCTGAAGGCCCTGGAGGACACGGCGCTGGACGGAGAGCAGCTGAGGCGCGGCCGCAAGCAGGCGCGCGAGGGCGCGGTGGGCGCGGTGTGCGTTCGTCCGGGCCGGGTCACCGGCGTGGTGCGGGACCGCGACCGCACGCCTTACCGATCCGACGTGCTGCTGCGGGAGTTCACCGAGGCGGAATGGGACCGGCTGCTGGAGGTGGTCGCGGACCGCTCGGGCCATATCGCCGCCCTGCTGGACCGCGATATGCCTCCGCAGCTGGCCGAGGACGCGGCGGCCGTGGGCGTCGAGCTGCTGCCGGGGATAGGCGATCTGGAGCCGGAGTGCGGTTGCGAGGCGTGGGACCACTGCCCGCACACCGCCGCGCTCTGCTACCAGCTGGCCCGGCTGCTGGACGAGGATCCGTATCTGCTGCTCCTGATGCGCGGACGCGGGGAGCGGGAGTTGCTGGACGAGCTCCAGGTGCGCAGCGCGGCACGGGCCGCACCGCACCTCCCACAGGCGGCGGAGGACGCCTCTCCCCCGGCTCCGGAAGGTGTACCGGCCCGGGAGGCGTTCGCCGCACCCGGTCCGCCGCCGCTGCCCGCGCCGCCGCCCGCCGTCGCGGCGCCCGGCCGTCCTCCGGCGCCGGCGGGCGGCACGGACCCGGCCGAGGGGCTGGACGTCGCCGCGCTGGAGTTCCTGGCGGCGGACGCCGCCGTACGCGCCCAGCGGCTGCTGGCCGAGGCCCTCTCGCCCGGCCACGCCTCCTCCCCGATCCCGGCCGCGCTGACGGTGTGGCAGGACACGGTGCGGCTGACCGCCGCCGGTCCCCCGGCGCCGATCGCCGCCCGGCTGGCGGCCGGCTGCGGGCGTGACCGCGCCGATCTGACACGGGCCGTCCGTGCCTGGGAGCACGGCGGGGCCGCCGCGCTCACCGTTCTGGAGGAGGAGTGGGTGCCGGACGCGGCAGCCCTCGCGCGTGCCCGCGTCCAGCTCGCCGCCGCCTGGGAGGAGGACGAGCAGGCGCCCGAACTGCGCGCCGCGGGGAACCGCTGGACCGTGGTGGGCGCCGATCTCCAGGTGCGCTACGGACGCGACGGCCGCTGGTGGCCGTATCGCAAGGAACGCGGCCGCTGGTGGCCGGCGGGCCCGGCCGGACACGATCCGGCGGCGGCGCTGGCGATGCCCGGCGCCGACGGCTGA
- a CDS encoding DEAD/DEAH box helicase, producing MTPPSAATPSDVAELSRCTAVFLPGDPARTGRIAFWRPDGSPPSGPATGSAEELTVAVPVDGPDDGSTGPARTGLDVRTRTVRALVLPLGEALPVLTRARARAAQAGPGQCDPATAFWGAAAVLALQLAARGKLLPGLTATDHDAWRVGPLTPDDLTRVRELAAAMPPSAHATPLPASGPVLLPEPERHLRAFLDGVADGLPRSPAAASAAGGPAFAATAPRRLPEQRAWAADVAAGHDAGVRLSVRIELLHGGGGGNGKADGPHFRAVLQLHSLTDPALVADAADVWAGTSPVVPALGPRARMDALLTLRRAARAWAPLAPLLSAAVPDALDLADEEVAELLGPAAGALEAAGVQVHWPRELARGLTARAVIGPDGDDEARDDAGLRFPAFLSADALLRFSWRFAVGDQELTRAELDQLAEASRPVVRLRDQWVLLDPEAARRIRDRQDRKLTPADALGAVLTGRAEADGSEVEVRPTGWLEALRDHLADPEGAAGAQLPPVSQPAALAATLRDYQLRGLDWLVRMTSIGLGGCLADDMGLGKTITLIALHLHRRSLPEASGPTLVVCPTSLMGNWQREIERFAPGTPVRRFHGPARSLDGLADGEFVLTTYGTMRLDAQRLAEAGPWGMVVADEAQHVKNPFSATARQLRTIGAQARVALSGTPIENNLSELWAILDFTTPGVLGTHGAFRRRYAQAVESGSDPEAAARLAKLVRPFLLRRRKSDPGIAPELPPKTETDRAVALTKEQAGLYEAVVREVLAEISGTGGLARRGLIVKLLTGLKQICNHPAQYLKENRPVIPGRSGKLELLDELLDTILAEGASVLVFTQYVQMARILEGHLAARGVPAQLLHGGTPVARREEMVRSFQEGEVPVFLLSLKAAGTGLNLTRAGHVVHYDRWWNPAVEAQATDRAYRIGQTQPVQVHRIIAEGTVEDRIAAMLTRKQELADAVLGSGEGALTELTDAELAELVELRGTER from the coding sequence GTGACCCCACCCTCCGCGGCAACACCCTCCGACGTCGCCGAACTCTCCCGCTGCACCGCGGTCTTCCTTCCCGGTGACCCGGCACGCACCGGCCGGATCGCCTTCTGGCGGCCGGACGGCTCGCCCCCTTCCGGTCCCGCCACCGGCTCCGCCGAGGAGCTGACGGTCGCCGTCCCGGTGGACGGCCCCGACGACGGCTCCACCGGCCCCGCCCGCACCGGCCTCGACGTCCGGACACGAACCGTACGGGCGCTCGTGCTGCCCCTGGGCGAGGCGCTGCCGGTGCTCACCCGGGCCCGGGCGCGGGCCGCACAGGCCGGTCCGGGGCAGTGCGACCCCGCCACGGCCTTCTGGGGCGCCGCCGCCGTACTCGCCCTCCAACTCGCGGCCCGCGGAAAGCTGCTGCCCGGGCTCACCGCCACCGACCATGACGCCTGGCGCGTCGGCCCGCTCACCCCCGACGACCTGACACGGGTGCGCGAACTGGCCGCCGCCATGCCGCCCAGCGCGCACGCGACGCCGCTGCCCGCCTCCGGCCCGGTGCTGCTGCCCGAGCCCGAGCGGCATCTGCGCGCGTTTCTGGACGGGGTGGCGGACGGCCTGCCGCGCTCGCCCGCCGCGGCGTCGGCCGCGGGCGGCCCCGCCTTCGCCGCCACCGCGCCACGGCGGCTGCCCGAACAGCGGGCCTGGGCCGCAGACGTGGCCGCCGGACATGACGCGGGGGTGCGGCTCTCGGTCCGTATCGAGCTGCTGCACGGAGGCGGCGGTGGGAACGGTAAGGCGGACGGGCCGCATTTCCGTGCCGTCCTCCAGCTGCACAGCCTCACCGACCCGGCGCTGGTCGCGGACGCCGCCGATGTCTGGGCGGGCACCTCGCCCGTCGTCCCGGCCCTGGGTCCGCGCGCCCGTATGGACGCGCTGCTGACCCTGCGGCGGGCGGCCCGCGCCTGGGCGCCGCTCGCCCCGCTGCTGTCGGCCGCCGTGCCCGACGCCCTGGACCTCGCCGACGAGGAGGTCGCCGAGCTGCTCGGCCCGGCGGCCGGGGCGCTGGAGGCCGCCGGGGTCCAGGTGCACTGGCCCAGGGAGCTGGCCCGCGGACTCACCGCACGTGCCGTCATCGGCCCGGACGGCGACGACGAGGCTCGGGACGATGCCGGGCTCCGGTTCCCCGCCTTCCTCTCGGCCGACGCGCTGCTGCGCTTCAGCTGGCGGTTCGCCGTGGGCGACCAGGAGCTCACCCGCGCCGAGCTGGACCAGCTCGCCGAGGCCAGCCGGCCGGTGGTGCGGTTGCGCGACCAATGGGTCCTCCTCGACCCTGAGGCGGCGCGACGGATCCGCGACCGGCAGGACCGCAAGCTCACCCCCGCCGACGCCCTCGGTGCCGTCCTTACCGGTCGCGCGGAAGCCGACGGCAGCGAGGTGGAGGTGCGGCCCACCGGCTGGCTGGAGGCCCTGCGGGACCATCTCGCCGACCCCGAGGGGGCCGCCGGCGCACAGCTGCCGCCCGTGTCCCAGCCGGCCGCTCTGGCCGCCACGCTGCGCGACTATCAGCTGCGCGGCCTGGACTGGCTGGTCCGTATGACCTCGATCGGCCTCGGCGGCTGTCTCGCCGACGACATGGGGCTCGGCAAGACCATCACCCTGATCGCCCTCCATCTGCACCGCCGCTCCCTCCCCGAAGCCTCCGGGCCCACTCTGGTGGTCTGCCCCACCTCGCTGATGGGCAATTGGCAGCGCGAGATCGAGAGGTTCGCGCCGGGCACACCGGTGCGCCGTTTCCACGGCCCCGCGCGCAGCCTGGACGGCCTCGCGGACGGCGAGTTCGTCCTCACCACGTACGGCACGATGCGGCTGGACGCGCAGCGGCTGGCCGAGGCCGGGCCGTGGGGCATGGTGGTCGCGGACGAGGCGCAGCATGTGAAGAACCCGTTCTCGGCGACGGCGCGGCAGCTGCGCACCATCGGCGCGCAGGCCCGCGTGGCGCTCTCCGGAACCCCCATCGAGAACAACCTCTCGGAGCTGTGGGCGATCCTCGACTTCACCACACCGGGGGTGCTGGGTACCCACGGTGCGTTCCGCAGGCGCTACGCCCAGGCCGTGGAGAGCGGAAGCGATCCGGAGGCCGCCGCGCGGCTGGCGAAACTGGTCCGCCCCTTTCTGCTCCGGCGCCGCAAGTCCGACCCCGGTATCGCCCCCGAGCTGCCGCCGAAGACCGAGACGGACCGGGCCGTCGCGCTCACCAAGGAGCAGGCCGGGCTCTACGAGGCGGTGGTGCGCGAGGTCCTCGCCGAGATCTCCGGCACCGGCGGTCTCGCCCGGCGCGGGCTCATCGTCAAGCTCCTCACCGGTCTGAAGCAGATCTGCAATCACCCGGCGCAGTATCTGAAGGAGAACCGGCCCGTGATCCCCGGGCGCTCCGGCAAGCTGGAGCTGCTCGACGAGTTGCTGGACACCATCCTGGCCGAGGGCGCCAGCGTCCTGGTCTTCACCCAGTACGTCCAGATGGCGCGCATCCTCGAGGGCCATCTGGCCGCGCGCGGGGTACCGGCCCAGCTGCTGCACGGCGGTACGCCGGTGGCGCGGCGCGAGGAGATGGTGCGGAGCTTCCAGGAGGGCGAGGTCCCGGTGTTCCTGCTGTCACTGAAGGCGGCGGGCACGGGGCTCAACCTCACCCGGGCCGGGCATGTCGTGCACTACGACCGCTGGTGGAACCCGGCGGTCGAGGCCCAGGCCACCGACCGCGCCTACCGCATCGGCCAGACCCAGCCGGTGCAGGTCCACCGCATCATCGCGGAGGGGACCGTGGAGGACCGCATCGCCGCGATGCTGACGCGCAAGCAGGAGCTGGCGGACGCCGTGCTCGGCTCCGGCGAGGGCGCGCTGACCGAACTGACCGACGCCGAGCTGGCAGAGCTCGTGGAGCTGCGGGGGACCGAACGATGA
- a CDS encoding PadR family transcriptional regulator — MLELAILGFLHDVPLHGYELRKRIAALTGHVKPVAESTLYPAIKRLEKAGLLARRTQPGAGAAPRHVLTLTAEGHAELRRRLAHPADIDITDENRWFTLLAFLRHLDDPSAQAELLERRMAFLRQPSSFFYEGDRPLRAEEVEDPFRRGILTIARATSQAELSWLRRTLDTLRTATDG, encoded by the coding sequence ATGCTCGAACTCGCCATCCTGGGCTTCCTCCACGACGTCCCCCTGCACGGTTACGAGTTGCGCAAGCGCATCGCCGCACTGACCGGACATGTGAAACCCGTGGCCGAGAGCACCCTCTATCCGGCGATCAAGCGGCTGGAGAAGGCCGGGCTGCTGGCCCGCCGGACCCAGCCCGGCGCGGGGGCGGCACCCCGGCACGTCCTCACGCTGACCGCCGAGGGGCATGCGGAGCTGCGCCGCCGCCTTGCGCATCCGGCGGACATCGACATCACCGACGAGAACCGCTGGTTCACCCTGCTGGCGTTCCTGCGGCATCTCGACGACCCGTCGGCACAGGCGGAGCTGCTGGAGCGCCGGATGGCCTTTCTGCGCCAGCCGTCGAGCTTTTTCTACGAGGGCGACCGTCCGCTGCGGGCCGAAGAGGTGGAGGACCCCTTCCGCCGTGGCATCCTCACCATCGCCCGGGCCACCAGCCAGGCCGAACTGTCCTGGCTGCGGCGCACGCTCGACACACTCCGGACGGCGACCGACGGCTGA
- a CDS encoding alpha/beta fold hydrolase translates to MQHASFGPEGAHIRWTGTAGAGDGGPPRVYVHGLGAISAVYHAHIAAVPALAGRRSLFVDLPGHGISDRPADFGYTLEDHADALAAALDAAGVRGAEVIGHSMGGSVAIVLAVRRPELVSRLVLTEANLDPDPPLTAGSSRIATYTEDAFVRGGGFEETLERVGPVWRATMRLADPTALHRSACALACGTRPTMRAMLLGLEIPRMYLVGGHGDELTGRDELTAAGVTVRTVPGAGHNVMLDDAPGFAAAIADQP, encoded by the coding sequence ATGCAGCACGCTTCATTCGGCCCGGAGGGGGCCCACATCAGATGGACCGGCACGGCCGGGGCCGGGGACGGCGGTCCGCCTCGGGTGTACGTCCATGGGCTCGGCGCGATATCGGCCGTCTATCACGCCCATATAGCCGCCGTCCCGGCCCTCGCGGGCCGTCGGTCGCTCTTCGTGGACCTGCCCGGCCATGGGATCAGCGACCGCCCCGCCGATTTCGGCTACACGCTGGAGGACCACGCCGACGCACTGGCCGCGGCCCTCGACGCGGCCGGGGTGCGGGGCGCGGAGGTCATCGGGCACAGCATGGGCGGATCGGTCGCCATCGTGCTGGCGGTGCGCCGCCCGGAGCTGGTGTCCCGTCTGGTGCTCACCGAGGCCAATCTGGATCCGGATCCGCCGCTGACGGCGGGCAGCAGCCGGATCGCCACCTACACGGAGGACGCGTTCGTACGCGGCGGCGGATTCGAGGAGACCCTGGAGCGGGTCGGGCCGGTGTGGCGGGCGACGATGCGGCTCGCCGACCCGACCGCCCTGCACCGCAGCGCGTGCGCGCTGGCCTGCGGCACCCGGCCGACCATGCGGGCGATGCTCCTCGGCCTGGAGATCCCCCGCATGTATCTGGTCGGCGGGCACGGCGACGAGCTCACCGGGCGCGACGAGCTGACGGCGGCCGGAGTGACGGTCCGCACCGTGCCCGGAGCGGGGCACAACGTGATGCTCGACGACGCCCCCGGCTTCGCGGCGGCGATCGCGGATCAGCCCTGA